In one Pseudomonas sp. SCA2728.1_7 genomic region, the following are encoded:
- a CDS encoding NAD(P)-dependent oxidoreductase: MIETLNHLPHPHESAAALAGHFTDLAPPLNDRQAHLEASRCLYCYDAPCVNACPSEIDIPSFIRNIHQENIPGAAQKILSANILGGSCARVCPTEILCQQACVRNNAHECAPVLIGLLQRYAVDNAHFSEHPFQRAATTGKRIAVVGAGPAGLSCAHRSAMHGHDVVIFEAREKAGGLNEYGIAKYKLVDDYAQKELDFLLQIGGIEIRHGQKLGENLTLSELHQQFDAVFLGLGLNASKQLGLAYEDAPGLLAATDYIRELRQADDLTQLPLAERCIVLGAGNTAIDMAVQMARLGARDVNLVYRRGAADMGATGHEQDIAKANQVRLLTWAQPEEVLLDDQGHVRGMRFARTDLVDGRLQTTGETFELAADAIFKAIGQAFDGSALADPLARELKRQGERIQVDENLRTSIPGVYAGGDCTSLDQDLTVQAVQHGKRAAEAINAELMLNVEAA; this comes from the coding sequence GTGATCGAGACCCTGAACCATCTCCCCCACCCGCACGAAAGCGCGGCCGCCCTCGCCGGGCATTTCACCGATCTGGCGCCGCCGCTCAATGACCGGCAGGCGCATCTGGAAGCCTCGCGCTGCCTGTATTGCTACGACGCACCGTGCGTGAACGCGTGCCCGAGCGAGATCGATATCCCCTCGTTCATCCGCAACATCCATCAGGAAAACATCCCCGGCGCTGCGCAGAAAATCCTTTCGGCGAATATCCTCGGCGGCAGTTGCGCCCGAGTCTGTCCGACAGAAATCCTTTGCCAGCAAGCCTGCGTGCGCAACAACGCCCACGAATGCGCGCCGGTGCTGATCGGCCTGCTGCAACGCTACGCCGTCGACAACGCACACTTCAGCGAACATCCGTTCCAGCGCGCCGCCACCACCGGCAAAAGGATTGCCGTGGTCGGTGCCGGGCCGGCCGGTTTGTCCTGTGCGCATCGCAGCGCCATGCACGGTCACGACGTGGTGATTTTCGAAGCACGGGAGAAGGCTGGCGGTCTCAACGAATACGGGATCGCCAAGTACAAACTGGTCGACGACTATGCACAGAAGGAACTGGATTTCCTCTTGCAGATCGGCGGCATCGAGATTCGTCATGGGCAAAAACTCGGCGAGAATCTGACGCTGAGCGAACTGCATCAACAGTTCGACGCGGTGTTCCTCGGCCTCGGCCTCAATGCCAGCAAACAGCTCGGCCTGGCCTACGAAGATGCCCCGGGCCTGCTCGCTGCCACCGATTACATCCGCGAACTGCGCCAGGCCGATGACCTCACGCAACTGCCGCTGGCCGAACGCTGCATCGTCCTCGGCGCCGGCAACACCGCGATCGACATGGCCGTGCAAATGGCTCGCCTCGGTGCTCGCGACGTCAATCTGGTGTATCGCCGTGGCGCCGCCGACATGGGCGCCACCGGTCATGAACAAGACATTGCCAAAGCCAATCAGGTGCGCCTGCTGACCTGGGCGCAACCGGAAGAGGTGCTGCTCGACGATCAGGGCCACGTGCGCGGCATGCGTTTCGCCCGCACCGATCTGGTCGACGGTCGCCTGCAAACCACCGGCGAAACTTTCGAACTGGCCGCTGATGCGATCTTCAAAGCCATCGGCCAGGCGTTCGATGGCAGCGCCCTCGCCGACCCGCTAGCCCGCGAACTCAAGCGCCAGGGCGAGCGCATTCAGGTCGACGAAAACCTGCGCACCAGCATCCCCGGCGTGTATGCCGGCGGTGACTGCACCAGCCTCGATCAAGACCTCACCGTGCAAGCCGTGCAGCACGGCAAACGCGCCGCCGAGGCGATCAACGCTGAACTGATGCTCAACGTGGAGGCTGCGTAA
- a CDS encoding LysR family transcriptional regulator → MSQTLDLSFFHLLANKGSLAATARELGVTPPAVSKRLTALEARLGVRLVNRTTRSMSLTAEGELYFSHAARILTQIDEVEQLIGASRATPKGLIRVNASLGFGRRYIGPALAAFFAQYPEVEIQLEISDHPLDLATHGFDLGIRFGTLPDAAFHARKIASNRRLLCASPLYLEKHGTPQKLADLQQHNCIFLRQNETPYGVWSFTNGGRTQNVKVRGALGCNDGEVALNWALEGFGILLRAEWDIARYVRSGRLRLVLEDQTPTRADVYAVYPQQLHLSARVRSLIDFLVERFKHIDNLDIPGD, encoded by the coding sequence ATGAGCCAGACCCTCGATTTGTCGTTTTTCCACTTGCTGGCCAATAAAGGCAGCCTCGCCGCCACCGCCCGCGAACTGGGCGTGACGCCGCCGGCGGTGAGCAAACGCCTGACAGCACTGGAGGCGCGGCTGGGCGTGCGTCTGGTCAATCGCACCACGCGCTCGATGAGTCTGACTGCCGAGGGCGAGCTGTACTTCTCCCACGCGGCGCGAATCCTCACGCAGATCGATGAGGTCGAACAATTGATCGGCGCCAGCCGTGCAACGCCCAAGGGACTGATTCGGGTCAATGCATCATTGGGCTTTGGTCGGCGCTACATCGGCCCGGCACTGGCGGCGTTCTTTGCGCAATACCCGGAGGTGGAAATCCAGCTGGAAATCAGCGACCACCCACTGGATCTGGCCACCCATGGTTTTGATCTGGGCATCCGTTTCGGCACCCTGCCCGACGCGGCTTTTCATGCGCGCAAGATCGCCTCAAACCGTCGCTTGCTCTGCGCCTCGCCGCTGTACCTGGAAAAGCACGGCACGCCGCAAAAACTCGCAGATCTGCAGCAGCACAACTGCATCTTCCTGCGCCAGAACGAAACGCCTTACGGGGTGTGGAGTTTCACTAACGGCGGGCGCACGCAGAACGTGAAGGTGCGCGGGGCGCTGGGCTGCAACGACGGCGAGGTGGCGTTGAACTGGGCACTGGAGGGATTTGGCATTCTGTTACGCGCCGAGTGGGACATCGCCCGTTATGTGCGCAGCGGCCGCTTGCGTCTGGTGCTGGAAGATCAAACGCCGACCCGCGCCGACGTCTACGCGGTCTACCCGCAGCAATTACACCTGTCCGCACGGGTGCGCAGCCTGATCGACTTTCTGGTCGAGCGCTTCAAGCACATCGACAATCTGGATATTCCCGGCGACTAG
- a CDS encoding Zn-dependent hydrolase, which translates to MNAAVDVLQSSHQHINRDRLWASLMELAKLGATVKGGVCRLALTDLDRQARDLFVQWCKDAGCSVTVDAVGNIFARRPGRNPNLPPVMTGSHIDTQPTGGKFDGCFGVLAGVEVLRTLNDLKVETEAPLEVVVWTNEEGSRFAPCMMGSGVFAEKFTLEETLAKVDAEGVTVGEALNAIGYAGPRKVSGHKVGAYFEAHIEQGPILEDEQKTIGVVLGALGQKWFDLKLRGVEAHAGPTPMHLRKDALVGASVIVGAVNRAALGHQPHACGTVGCLQAYPGSRNVIPGEVRMTLDFRHLEPARLDSMIAEVKQVIDATCEVHGLTYELTPTADFPPLYFEKGCVEAVRGAAKGLGLSNMDIVSGAGHDAIFLAELGPAGMIFVPCEGGISHNEIENAAPDDLAAGCAVLLRAMLAASAMVAGGQRAA; encoded by the coding sequence ATGAACGCAGCCGTAGACGTTCTGCAATCGAGCCATCAGCACATCAACCGCGACCGCCTGTGGGCCTCGCTCATGGAACTGGCCAAGCTCGGCGCGACGGTCAAGGGCGGGGTCTGTCGCCTGGCCCTCACTGACCTCGACCGCCAGGCCCGCGACCTCTTCGTGCAATGGTGCAAGGACGCCGGATGCAGCGTCACGGTCGATGCCGTCGGCAACATTTTCGCCCGTCGCCCCGGGCGCAATCCCAACCTGCCACCGGTAATGACCGGCAGCCACATCGACACCCAACCCACCGGCGGCAAGTTCGACGGCTGCTTCGGCGTACTGGCCGGTGTCGAAGTGCTGCGCACGCTCAACGACCTCAAAGTGGAAACCGAAGCGCCGCTGGAAGTGGTGGTCTGGACCAACGAAGAAGGCTCGCGCTTCGCCCCGTGCATGATGGGCTCGGGCGTGTTCGCGGAGAAATTCACCCTCGAAGAAACCCTCGCCAAAGTCGATGCCGAAGGCGTCACCGTCGGTGAAGCGCTTAACGCCATCGGCTACGCCGGTCCGCGCAAAGTCAGCGGGCACAAAGTTGGCGCCTATTTCGAAGCACACATCGAACAAGGCCCGATCCTCGAAGACGAACAGAAAACCATCGGTGTGGTGCTCGGCGCGCTTGGTCAGAAGTGGTTCGACCTCAAGCTGCGCGGCGTCGAAGCGCATGCCGGCCCGACGCCGATGCACCTGCGTAAAGATGCCTTGGTCGGCGCCTCGGTAATCGTCGGTGCGGTCAACCGCGCCGCCCTCGGCCATCAACCCCATGCCTGTGGCACCGTCGGCTGCCTGCAAGCCTATCCCGGCTCGCGTAACGTCATCCCCGGCGAAGTGCGCATGACCCTCGACTTCCGTCACCTGGAACCGGCGCGGCTGGATTCGATGATCGCTGAGGTGAAGCAAGTCATCGACGCCACCTGCGAAGTACACGGCCTGACCTACGAGCTGACCCCGACCGCCGACTTCCCGCCGCTGTACTTTGAAAAAGGTTGTGTGGAAGCCGTTCGCGGCGCGGCGAAAGGGCTGGGTTTGTCGAATATGGACATCGTCAGCGGCGCCGGGCATGACGCGATTTTCCTCGCCGAACTCGGCCCGGCCGGGATGATCTTTGTGCCGTGCGAAGGCGGCATCAGCCACAACGAAATCGAGAACGCCGCGCCGGACGATCTGGCGGCCGGGTGTGCGGTGTTGCTGCGGGCGATGCTGGCGGCTTCGGCGATGGTCGCGGGAGGACAGCGGGCGGCTTGA
- a CDS encoding DHH family protein, with product MKIITSGASYLDIDAFACCIAYAELLNLQGIPARAVSSAKPNASVSQSVLGWAAAFDDYQPTPDDEFVLVDVSDYQHFDPLVVLERVVEIIDHHPGFEHYWAQKLGSAADIRPIGAAATQVFQRWQTAGVLPQISLQSAALLATAILDNTLNFTGQMTTPADIEAYADLASRAKLPADWPRQYFLECQTTIESNLAAALAADSKRMKPESNLPGFFAQMTVWDADTLLQKHRPMIKRWMAEQGDDWLLNVISIRDRKSCFLAPTEVSQQKLNRLLPLDWQAGLAVRAPSMLRKELLKLALDAGSYCAPNTIVQ from the coding sequence ATGAAAATCATCACCTCCGGCGCGTCCTATCTGGACATCGACGCCTTCGCCTGCTGCATCGCCTACGCAGAATTGCTCAACCTGCAAGGTATTCCCGCCCGCGCCGTCAGTAGCGCGAAGCCCAACGCCAGCGTTTCGCAAAGCGTGCTCGGCTGGGCGGCTGCTTTTGACGATTACCAGCCGACGCCGGACGATGAGTTTGTCCTGGTCGATGTCTCGGACTATCAGCATTTCGACCCGTTGGTGGTGCTCGAGCGGGTGGTAGAAATCATCGATCACCATCCCGGGTTTGAGCATTACTGGGCGCAGAAGCTTGGGTCTGCCGCCGATATTCGTCCGATCGGCGCCGCAGCGACTCAGGTTTTTCAGCGCTGGCAGACGGCCGGAGTGCTGCCGCAGATCAGCTTGCAAAGTGCTGCTTTGCTGGCCACCGCGATTCTCGACAACACGCTGAATTTCACCGGGCAGATGACCACGCCAGCGGACATCGAGGCCTACGCCGACCTCGCTTCACGGGCAAAACTGCCGGCAGACTGGCCCCGGCAATATTTTCTCGAATGCCAGACCACCATCGAATCGAACCTGGCCGCTGCATTGGCGGCCGACTCGAAACGGATGAAACCCGAAAGCAACCTGCCAGGCTTCTTCGCACAAATGACGGTGTGGGATGCCGACACCTTGCTGCAAAAACACCGGCCGATGATCAAACGCTGGATGGCAGAGCAGGGCGATGACTGGCTGCTGAATGTGATCAGTATCCGCGACCGCAAAAGCTGCTTTCTGGCGCCAACCGAGGTCAGCCAGCAAAAGCTCAATCGCTTGTTGCCACTGGACTGGCAGGCCGGATTGGCCGTGCGGGCGCCGTCAATGCTGCGCAAGGAACTGTTGAAATTGGCACTGGACGCTGGCAGTTACTGCGCACCAAATACCATCGTCCAGTAA
- a CDS encoding aldo/keto reductase gives MSHTEGYSRRRLLTLAAGVSAVFTFDRALATATTPATTGGHAMQTRAIPSSSELLPIVGLGTYRGFDVAPGDPAYRQLPAVLDELFTKGGTLIDSSPMYGRAEQTAGELLSIHEPRSPAFLATKVWTRGREEGIAQMEQSFSLLRTERIDLMQIHNLLDWQTHLPILREWKAQGRIRYIGITHYTPSAYEEVEAVLKAEPLDFLQINYALDDRGVEKRILPLCRERGVAVICNRPFGGGDLFARLKGKPLPGWVSDVQVNSWPQLALKFLLSHSAVTCVIPGTGNPRYMADNAKAGFGPMLTDAQRHQLIALLG, from the coding sequence ATGAGCCACACTGAGGGTTACTCCCGTCGCCGATTGCTCACGCTGGCTGCCGGGGTTTCGGCGGTCTTCACCTTTGATCGGGCGTTGGCCACCGCGACGACGCCCGCGACCACCGGAGGCCACGCCATGCAGACCCGCGCCATCCCGTCCAGCTCCGAATTGCTACCCATCGTGGGCTTGGGCACCTATCGCGGTTTCGATGTCGCCCCCGGTGATCCGGCCTATCGGCAACTACCGGCAGTGCTCGATGAGCTGTTCACCAAGGGCGGAACGCTGATCGACAGTTCACCGATGTACGGCCGCGCCGAACAGACTGCCGGTGAACTGCTGTCGATCCACGAACCGCGTTCGCCGGCGTTTTTGGCGACCAAAGTGTGGACGCGCGGGCGCGAGGAGGGCATCGCGCAGATGGAGCAATCGTTCAGCCTGCTGCGCACCGAACGCATCGACCTGATGCAGATCCATAACCTGCTCGACTGGCAAACCCATCTGCCGATCTTGCGTGAATGGAAAGCGCAGGGACGCATCCGTTACATCGGCATCACCCATTACACGCCCTCGGCCTATGAGGAAGTCGAAGCGGTGCTGAAGGCCGAGCCCCTGGATTTTCTGCAAATCAATTACGCCCTTGATGATCGAGGGGTGGAGAAACGCATCCTGCCGTTGTGCCGAGAACGCGGGGTGGCGGTGATCTGTAATCGGCCATTCGGCGGCGGCGATTTGTTCGCCCGGCTAAAGGGTAAGCCGCTGCCTGGCTGGGTGTCGGATGTACAGGTCAACAGTTGGCCGCAACTGGCATTGAAGTTTCTGCTGTCGCATTCGGCGGTGACGTGCGTGATACCCGGCACGGGCAATCCGCGTTACATGGCCGACAACGCCAAGGCCGGTTTCGGGCCGATGCTCACCGATGCGCAGCGGCATCAGTTGATTGCGTTGCTGGGCTAG
- the hydA gene encoding dihydropyrimidinase: MSLLIRGATVVTHDESYRADVYCADGVIKAIGENLDVPAGAEVLDGSGQYLMPGGIDPHTHMQLPFMGTVASEDFYSGTAAGLAGGTTSIIDFVIPNPQQSLMEAFHQWRGWAEKSASDYGFHVAITWWSEQVREEMAELVSHHGINSFKHFMAYKNAIMAADDTLVASFERCLELGAVPTVHAENGELVYHLQRKLMAQGITGPEAHPLSRPSQVEGEAASRAIRIAETIGTPLYLVHVSTKEALDEITYARSKGQPVYGEVLAGHLLLDDSVYQHPDWQTAAGYVMSPPFRPRGHQEALWHGLQNGNLHTTATDHCCFCAEQKAAGRDDFSKIPNGTAGIEDRMAVLWDEGVNSGRLSMQDFVALTSTNTAKIFNLYPRKGAIRVGADADLVLWDPQGTRTISAKTHHQQVDFNIFEGKTVRGVPSHTVSQGRVVWADGDLRAERGAGRYIERPAYPAVFDLLSKRAEQHRPTAVKR; this comes from the coding sequence ATGTCTCTGTTGATCCGTGGCGCCACCGTTGTTACCCATGATGAAAGTTATCGCGCCGACGTCTATTGCGCCGACGGCGTGATCAAAGCCATCGGTGAAAACCTTGATGTTCCCGCCGGCGCCGAAGTCCTCGACGGCAGCGGCCAATACCTGATGCCCGGCGGCATCGATCCGCACACCCACATGCAACTGCCGTTCATGGGCACCGTGGCCAGTGAAGATTTCTACAGTGGCACGGCCGCCGGTCTGGCTGGCGGCACCACATCAATCATCGATTTTGTGATTCCCAATCCGCAGCAATCGCTGATGGAAGCGTTTCATCAGTGGCGCGGCTGGGCCGAGAAATCGGCGTCGGATTATGGCTTCCACGTCGCGATCACCTGGTGGAGCGAGCAGGTGCGTGAGGAAATGGCCGAGCTGGTCAGCCATCACGGCATCAACAGCTTCAAGCATTTCATGGCCTACAAGAACGCGATCATGGCCGCCGATGACACGCTGGTGGCGAGTTTCGAGCGGTGTCTGGAACTCGGCGCGGTGCCGACCGTGCACGCGGAAAATGGCGAGCTGGTCTATCACCTGCAACGCAAATTGATGGCCCAGGGCATCACCGGGCCGGAGGCGCATCCGCTGTCGCGGCCGTCGCAGGTTGAAGGTGAAGCGGCGAGCCGGGCGATTCGTATCGCTGAAACCATCGGCACACCGTTGTATCTGGTGCACGTTTCGACCAAGGAAGCCCTCGACGAAATCACCTATGCGCGCAGCAAAGGCCAACCGGTGTATGGCGAAGTCCTCGCCGGGCATTTGCTGCTCGACGACAGCGTCTATCAACACCCGGACTGGCAGACCGCTGCCGGTTATGTGATGAGCCCACCGTTCCGTCCGCGTGGTCATCAAGAGGCGCTGTGGCACGGACTGCAAAACGGCAATCTGCATACCACCGCGACTGACCACTGCTGCTTCTGCGCCGAGCAAAAAGCCGCCGGGCGCGATGACTTCAGCAAGATTCCCAACGGTACGGCTGGCATCGAAGATCGAATGGCGGTGTTGTGGGATGAAGGCGTCAACAGCGGTCGTTTGTCGATGCAGGATTTCGTCGCCCTCACCTCCACCAACACTGCGAAAATCTTCAATCTCTATCCGCGCAAAGGTGCGATTCGCGTCGGTGCCGACGCCGATCTGGTGCTGTGGGATCCGCAAGGCACCCGGACCATTTCCGCCAAGACCCATCATCAGCAGGTGGACTTCAACATCTTCGAAGGCAAAACCGTACGCGGTGTGCCGAGCCATACCGTCAGCCAGGGCCGGGTGGTCTGGGCCGATGGCGACCTGCGCGCCGAGCGTGGGGCCGGGCGGTACATCGAACGGCCGGCGTATCCGGCGGTGTTTGATTTGCTGAGCAAGCGGGCTGAGCAACATCGCCCGACTGCCGTGAAGCGCTAA
- a CDS encoding alpha/beta fold hydrolase, which yields MSRTLMSLVALIVAVYLVLCAALFFFQRSLIYFPQPNAVTSADSQLTLSMPDAQVSVITRERVGPRALIYFGGNAEDVSRNLPEFAEAFPEYAVYLLNYRGFGGSSGSPSEAAIAEDALALFDQVYASHPQVSLIGRSLGSGVAVRLASQRPVQQLILVTPYNSLEEIAARQYPWVPVKWLLKDRFESGKYAAHIRVPTLLLAASDDEVIPRASTQRLLENFPQGVAVLRVVPDSGHNSISDRAQYLQWMKDALNR from the coding sequence ATGTCCCGAACCCTGATGTCACTCGTCGCATTGATCGTTGCCGTGTACCTGGTGCTGTGCGCGGCGCTGTTCTTTTTTCAGCGCTCGCTGATCTATTTTCCGCAGCCCAATGCCGTCACCAGCGCCGATTCACAACTGACCCTGTCGATGCCGGATGCGCAGGTTTCAGTGATCACCCGCGAGCGGGTCGGGCCGCGGGCGCTGATCTATTTCGGTGGCAATGCCGAGGACGTGTCGCGCAATCTGCCGGAGTTTGCCGAGGCGTTTCCTGAATACGCGGTGTATCTGCTCAACTATCGCGGCTTTGGTGGCAGCAGTGGTTCACCGTCCGAAGCGGCGATTGCCGAGGATGCCTTGGCGCTGTTCGATCAGGTCTATGCCAGTCATCCGCAGGTTTCGCTAATTGGCCGCAGCTTGGGATCGGGCGTCGCCGTGCGTCTGGCCAGCCAGCGACCGGTGCAACAGCTGATTCTGGTGACGCCTTACAACAGCCTTGAAGAAATCGCGGCGCGGCAGTATCCGTGGGTACCGGTGAAGTGGTTACTCAAGGATCGCTTCGAGTCAGGCAAGTACGCCGCACATATCCGCGTGCCGACGTTGCTGCTGGCGGCCAGTGACGACGAGGTGATCCCGCGCGCCAGCACGCAGCGTTTGCTGGAGAACTTCCCGCAAGGCGTGGCGGTGCTCCGGGTGGTGCCGGATTCGGGGCATAACTCGATCTCGGATCGTGCGCAGTATTTGCAGTGGATGAAGGATGCGTTGAATCGGTGA
- a CDS encoding NCS1 family nucleobase:cation symporter-1, giving the protein MQQNRSQVTERDGLYELEAGSDVLDSPRYNHDMAPTKVRERTWNKWHITALWVGMSICVPTYTLGGVLTAYFGLTVGEALLAILFANVIVLIPLTLNAFPGTKYGIPFPVLLRSSFGILGSNVPCLIRALVACGWFGIQTMFGGLAIHLFLGSIFDGWKSLGGTGEVIGFMIFWALNLWVVIRGAESIKWLETLSAPLLVAVGIGLLVWAMPNVSMTELLAIPPKRPEGASVVSYFAAGLTAMVGFWATLSLNIPDFSRYAKSQKDQILGQIFGLPLTMFLFASLGVIMTAASVKLVGVTVSDPVTLIGHIQSPVWVAVAMALIIIATLSTNTAANIVSPTNDFQNIAPKVINRTKAVLLTGIVGLALMGHELLKKLGLIVSDVSLETVYSNWLLGYSSLLGPIAGIMVVDYFLIKKQQLDLAGLYRDDVYPAWNWAGFLAFGVPVVLTLLSLGSDAFSWFYSYGWFTGSALGGIIYYGLCVMRAQPSAVKSAV; this is encoded by the coding sequence ATGCAACAGAACAGATCGCAAGTGACCGAGCGCGACGGCTTGTATGAACTCGAAGCCGGCAGCGACGTCCTCGACAGTCCCCGTTACAACCACGATATGGCACCGACCAAGGTGCGCGAACGAACCTGGAACAAATGGCACATCACCGCGCTGTGGGTCGGCATGTCGATCTGCGTGCCGACCTACACCCTCGGCGGCGTACTCACCGCCTACTTTGGCTTGACCGTCGGCGAAGCGCTGCTGGCGATTCTGTTTGCCAACGTCATCGTGCTGATTCCGCTCACGCTGAATGCGTTTCCCGGCACCAAGTACGGCATTCCGTTTCCGGTGTTGCTGCGCTCATCGTTCGGCATCCTCGGCTCCAACGTGCCGTGCCTGATCCGCGCGCTGGTGGCGTGTGGCTGGTTCGGCATCCAGACGATGTTTGGCGGATTGGCGATTCACCTGTTTCTCGGCTCGATTTTCGATGGCTGGAAATCCCTTGGCGGCACCGGGGAGGTGATCGGTTTCATGATCTTCTGGGCGCTGAACCTGTGGGTGGTGATTCGTGGCGCCGAGTCGATCAAGTGGCTGGAAACCTTGTCGGCGCCGCTGTTGGTGGCGGTCGGCATCGGGCTGCTGGTGTGGGCGATGCCCAATGTGTCGATGACTGAACTGCTGGCGATCCCGCCGAAACGTCCGGAGGGCGCCAGTGTGGTGAGTTACTTTGCCGCCGGGTTGACCGCGATGGTCGGTTTCTGGGCGACGTTGTCGCTGAACATTCCCGACTTCAGCCGTTACGCCAAGAGCCAGAAAGATCAGATCCTCGGGCAGATTTTCGGCCTGCCGCTGACCATGTTTCTGTTCGCGTCCCTCGGCGTGATCATGACGGCCGCGTCGGTGAAACTCGTCGGTGTGACCGTCTCCGATCCGGTCACTCTGATCGGTCATATCCAGAGTCCGGTGTGGGTCGCGGTGGCGATGGCGTTGATCATCATCGCCACGCTGTCGACCAACACCGCCGCGAACATCGTCTCGCCGACCAATGACTTCCAGAACATCGCGCCCAAGGTCATCAATCGCACTAAAGCGGTGTTGCTGACCGGCATTGTCGGGCTGGCGCTGATGGGCCATGAGCTGCTGAAAAAACTCGGTCTGATCGTTTCCGATGTCAGCCTGGAAACCGTGTATTCCAATTGGCTGCTCGGTTATTCGAGCCTGCTCGGGCCGATTGCCGGGATCATGGTGGTGGACTATTTCCTGATCAAGAAACAGCAACTGGACCTGGCCGGGTTGTACCGCGACGACGTGTATCCGGCGTGGAACTGGGCCGGGTTTCTCGCGTTCGGGGTGCCGGTGGTGTTGACCTTGTTGTCGCTGGGCAGCGATGCGTTCAGTTGGTTTTATAGCTATGGCTGGTTCACCGGTTCGGCGCTGGGCGGGATTATTTATTACGGGTTGTGCGTGATGCGTGCGCAACCTTCTGCAGTTAAGTCGGCGGTGTAG
- a CDS encoding CAP domain-containing protein yields the protein MRHAVRSSRLVSLCLLILSPLIAETAHAGAERQLVAAINDYRAHPQRCDRRPAQRLAPLALKSNLALPIGYRYAGGMREALKSSGYSAVAVRSIRVIGAEDAEEAFDLLQDEHCAALLDASYADIGVSRSRNEWQVVLAQPVLDSRVGDNRSVGKALLAEVNAARARPRMCGRQRFAAARPLSWNAALGAAAQGHSKAMAYGNYFAHRDPDGDMPADRARAAGYRGRQVGENIAAGQSSPGKAMAGWLASPGHCANLMNPMFTQVGAGFASEARSDEGVYWTMVFGAQ from the coding sequence ATGCGCCACGCCGTTCGTTCGTCTCGCTTGGTTTCGCTGTGCCTGCTGATCCTTTCGCCGCTAATCGCCGAAACCGCCCATGCCGGTGCGGAGCGGCAACTGGTGGCCGCCATCAACGACTATCGTGCCCATCCGCAACGCTGCGATCGGCGCCCGGCGCAACGCCTGGCACCGTTGGCGCTGAAGTCGAACCTGGCCTTGCCGATCGGTTATCGCTACGCCGGCGGCATGCGTGAAGCGTTGAAGTCGTCCGGTTATTCCGCCGTGGCGGTGCGCAGTATTCGCGTGATCGGCGCCGAGGACGCCGAAGAGGCTTTCGACCTGCTGCAAGACGAGCACTGCGCCGCGCTGCTGGACGCGAGCTACGCCGACATCGGTGTCAGTCGTTCGCGCAATGAGTGGCAAGTGGTGTTGGCGCAACCGGTGCTCGACAGCCGCGTTGGCGATAACCGCAGCGTCGGCAAGGCCTTGCTCGCTGAGGTCAATGCTGCGCGCGCCCGGCCACGGATGTGCGGACGCCAGCGCTTCGCCGCCGCCCGGCCGTTGAGCTGGAACGCCGCGCTGGGCGCCGCCGCACAGGGGCACAGCAAAGCCATGGCTTACGGCAACTACTTCGCCCACCGCGATCCGGACGGCGACATGCCCGCCGATCGCGCCCGCGCGGCCGGCTATCGCGGGCGGCAAGTCGGTGAAAACATCGCCGCCGGACAGAGTTCACCGGGCAAGGCCATGGCCGGATGGCTGGCCAGCCCCGGACACTGCGCCAACTTGATGAACCCGATGTTCACCCAGGTCGGCGCCGGGTTTGCCAGTGAGGCGCGCAGTGATGAAGGGGTTTACTGGACGATGGTATTTGGTGCGCAGTAA